A stretch of Chionomys nivalis chromosome 2, mChiNiv1.1, whole genome shotgun sequence DNA encodes these proteins:
- the Nmbr gene encoding neuromedin-B receptor encodes MPPRSLSNLSLPAEANESELVPKEWEKDFMPGSDGTTAELVIRCVIPSLYLIIITVGLLGNIMLVKIFLTNSAMRSVPNIFISNLAAGDLLLLLTCVPVDASRYFFDEWVFGKLGCKLIPAIQLTSVGVSVFTLTALSADRYRAIVNPMDMQTSGMVLWTSVKAVGIWVVSVLLAVPEAVFSEVARIGSLDNSSFTACIPYPQTDELHPKIHSVLIFLVYFLIPLVIISIYYYHIAKTLIKSAHNLPGEYNEHTKKQMETRKRLAKIVLVFVACFVFCWFPNHVLYLYRSFNYKKIDPSLGHMIVTLVARVLSFSNSCVNPFALYLLSESFRKHFNSQLCCRRKSYPERSTSYLLSSSAVRMTSLKSNTKNMVTSSVLLNGHSAKQEIAL; translated from the exons ATGCCCCCCAGGTCTCTTTCCAACCTCTCCTTGCCCGCGGAGGCGAATGAGAGCGAGCTGGTTCCCAAGGAGTGGGAAAAAGATTTCATGCCGGGCTCAGACGGGACCACCGCGGAGTTGGTGATCCGCTGTGTGATCCCGTCCCTCTACCTAATCATCATTACGGTGGGCTTGCTTGGCAACATCATGCTGGTGAAGATATTCCTCACCAACAGCGCCATGAGGAGCGTCCCCAACATCTTCATCTCTAACCTGGCGGCTGGggacctgctgctgctgctgacctgCGTTCCAGTGGACGCCTCCCGCTACTTTTTTGATGAATGGGTATTCGGCAAGCTGGGCTGCAAACTCATCCCCGCCATCCAACTTACCTCGGTGGGGGTTTCTGTGTTCACGCTCACCGCCCTCAGCGCTGACAG GTACAGAGCTATTGTGAACCCCATGGACATGCAGACTTCTGGCATGGTGCTGTGGACCAGTGTGAAGGCTGTGGGCATCTGGGTGGTCTCTGTGTTGTTGGCTGTCCCAGAAGCTGTGTTTTCGGAAGTAGCACGAATTGGTAGCTTGGATAATAGCAGTTTCACGGCATGCATACCTTACCCGCAAACAGATGAGTTGCATCCAAAGATTCACTCAGTGctcatttttcttgtttatttcctcATACCACTTGTTATTAtaagtatttattattatcatattgCAAAGACTTTAATTAAAAGTGCACACAATCTTCCAGGAGAATACAATGAACATACCAAAAAGCAG ATGGAGACCCGGAAACGCCTGGCTAAGATTGTGCTTGTTTTCGTGGCCTGCTTTGTCTTCTGCTGGTTCCCCAACCACGTTCTTTACTTGTACAGGTCTTTCAACTACAAGAAAATCGACCCTTCCCTTGGTCACATGATAGTCACCTTAGTGGCCCGGGTTCTGAGTTTCAGCAATTCCTGTGTCAATCCCTTTGCTCTTTACCTGCTCAGTGAAAGCTTCAGGAAGCACTTCAACAGCCagctctgctgcaggaggaagtccTATCCCGAGAGGTCAACCAGCTACCTTCTCAGCTCTTCTGCCGTGAGAATGACTTCTCTGAAGAGCAACACAAAGAACATGGTGACCAGTTCTGTCCTGTTAAATGGGCATAGTGCAAAGCAGGAGATAGCACTGTGA